Proteins encoded in a region of the Salmo trutta chromosome 34, fSalTru1.1, whole genome shotgun sequence genome:
- the LOC115173474 gene encoding NADH dehydrogenase [ubiquinone] iron-sulfur protein 5 → MPFIDLQGKLGINMDKWMLIQGGEQPYKRAPRCHAFEKEWIECADGIGQTRAKKECKLEFEDFYECMHREKTHKRLYEIRKQRDKMVKEGTYQTPAHHTGAQADNRP, encoded by the exons ATGCCGTTCATCGACCTCCAGGGGAAGTTGGGCATCAACATGGACAAATGGATGTTGATCCAGGGTGGAGAGCAACCATACAAACGTGCGCCGCGCTGCCACGCCTTTGAGAAGGAGTGGATCGAGTGTGCAGATGGCATTGGTCAGACCCGTGCCAAGAAGGAGTGCAAGCTAGAGTTTGAGGACTTCTATGAGTGCATGCACAGAGAGAAGACG CACAAGAGGCTGTATGAGATCCGTAAGCAGCGGGACAAGATGGTGAAGGAGGGCACCTACCAGACCCCAGCTCACCACACTGGCGCTCAGGCTGACAACAGGCCTTGA